Genomic DNA from Pelosinus sp. UFO1:
ACCATACTTCCACCATCAGGTGATCCTCATGATTATGTAAGTATCGGTAAATATTGGTGGATTGATACTGAGCAACCTAGTGGATCACCCTATACCAATCAGGATGGGCGAATTAATCCAGAGGGGAATGAATCATCACGGTATGATCATAATCGCCTTATTAGAACAGCAAGTAATATTCATAAACTTAGCCTTGCTTATTATCTTACAGGTAAGGCGGAATATGCTGCGAAAGCAATTGAGTTTCTTGAAGTATTTTTTATAAATACTGAGTCTCGTATGAACCCGAATCTTGATTTTGCCCAAGGCATTCCTGGAAAAGTTTTAGGTAGAGGATCGGGGATTATAGATACTGTCTGTTTGATCCAAATAACAGATGATTTAAGAATGCTAGAAAAATCACCATTGTACTCTAAGGATGACGCCGAGGCTATGAAGCAGTGGTTCAGTAGTTATTTGGACTGGATGCTGACAAGTAAATATGGAATTCATGAATCGAAAGCGTCTAACAATCACGGTGTTTGGTATGATGCACAACTGAGTGCTTATGCTTTGTTTATCGGTAATCGGGATCTTGCTGCCCAGATTGTTAGGGAAGCTGCAGCCAGGAGAATTGACCAGCAGATACAGCCTGACGGAAGCTTACCCAAAGAACTTGCTAGAACAAAATCAATGAGCTATACAACTTTTAACTTGAGAGCATTTATTACTATGGCGAGAGTAGGTAACCAGGTTGGGGTTAATATCTGGGACTATAGTAGCCCTGATGGTCGAAATATAAAAAAAGCAATTGATTATCTCATTCCCTATCTTGAAGGTACTGCACAGTGGCAGTATGAACAGATCGTACCCTATCATGAGCCGGGTTTTGCTAGGTATTTATATTTGGCAAAAATTCAGTATGGGACACATGAGTATGACCAGGCTATCCAAAATCTTTTAAAAAATTAAGAATCTTAAGAAAGTAAATACTTGTCTTAAGATGTTAGATTCTCTGGAAAGTCATTGCAAACTATAATAGATTTGTATTTGGATTAGTAAGAGATTATAAGGTAGGGTGTAGAAGTGTTGAAATTGAACAACGTTAGTATTGTGTATAAACTCTTTATATTGTTGGTTATTTCTATTGTAGGAGTGGGTATAGTAGGATACACTGGTTATTCCCATTTACTAAAAACAAATCAGGATATGAACGCTATGTACCAAGATCGATTAATTGCTGTAAAGTTAATTAATGAAAATATTGGTCATTTTCGTTTCATACAAGCATTTGTGTTTGAAGCGATGGTTACTGTAGATGGGGCCCGGAAAGAGGCGGTGGTAAAAGCCATAGATCTTAGGGATGAGATGTTTAATAAAAATATTATAGAGTATGAAAAAAATAACTTGAATGCAAAAGAGATAGAACAATTGAAGGAAATGAAAATTGCCATGGAAAAATATCGTGATGGGCGAAAAAGAATCATGAATTTAGCTATGGAAAACAAAAGTGCAGAAGCATATAAAGAATATGTTACAAACGTGTTGCCTTATTCCAATATCTTTATAGACTTGTTAAAGAAAATAGCAGAGGATAATACAAAAGCGGCTGATGAACTCAACAAACAAAATGGTGAAGCGTTTATTCGTGCGAAAAACTTAATTGGTGGTAGTTTTATCGGGGTGTTAAGTATCATGGGATTAGTTAGCTTTTACATTGGTAGAAACATAACCAATCCTATGAAAATAGGTACTAGCCATTTGTGTGAAATGGCAAAAGGAAATTTTTCTATTGATGTACCTAAAAAATTGCTAGAAAATAAAGATGAATTCGGCATCATGGGACAAG
This window encodes:
- a CDS encoding alginate lyase family protein is translated as MKWLLKTTAAIILSTLTLLLQQPAVKAESFLHYEPIEIKSLSEEQVFLELAETLQSILYAADMALKETPDSVTHKTILPPSGDPHDYVSIGKYWWIDTEQPSGSPYTNQDGRINPEGNESSRYDHNRLIRTASNIHKLSLAYYLTGKAEYAAKAIEFLEVFFINTESRMNPNLDFAQGIPGKVLGRGSGIIDTVCLIQITDDLRMLEKSPLYSKDDAEAMKQWFSSYLDWMLTSKYGIHESKASNNHGVWYDAQLSAYALFIGNRDLAAQIVREAAARRIDQQIQPDGSLPKELARTKSMSYTTFNLRAFITMARVGNQVGVNIWDYSSPDGRNIKKAIDYLIPYLEGTAQWQYEQIVPYHEPGFARYLYLAKIQYGTHEYDQAIQNLLKN